Proteins from one Crocosphaera sp. UHCC 0190 genomic window:
- a CDS encoding homoserine dehydrogenase yields MAFKIGLLGLGTVGTGTAQIILDPAGRNPLLQDITIHKVGVRSLDKPRQVQFLPGIMTTDLEAVVNDPDIDIVVELLGGLEPARSLILQAISQKKHVVTANKAVIARYGDEIYEAANQAGVYVLLEAAVGGGIPIIKPLKQSLGANRITSIIGIINGTTNYILTQMTTEGADFGEVLAEAQKLGYAEADPTADVDGLDAADKIAILASLGFGGRVKREDVYCEGIRKVSAADITYADRLGFVIKLLAIAKGTGGEASDRLQLRVHPTLVSKTHPLASINGVYNAVLVEGNPLGQVMFYGPGAGAGPTASAVVSDIMNIVAILQSSGPNNGLDPLLSCVHQHFCQITPIEQIETRFYARFLTKDLPGVIGHLGTAFGDHQVSLESVVQIGFQGEQAEIVVVTHNVCEGNFRTALDEIRNLEAIADIPSILRVL; encoded by the coding sequence GTGGCCTTCAAGATCGGTTTACTCGGTTTGGGAACAGTGGGAACGGGAACTGCACAAATTATCTTAGATCCTGCGGGACGTAACCCCCTATTGCAAGATATTACGATCCATAAAGTGGGTGTGCGATCGCTGGATAAACCCCGTCAAGTGCAATTCTTACCAGGTATCATGACCACTGACTTAGAAGCAGTAGTCAATGATCCTGACATTGACATTGTGGTGGAATTATTAGGGGGACTCGAACCCGCGCGATCGCTAATTTTACAAGCCATTTCCCAGAAAAAGCACGTTGTCACGGCCAATAAGGCAGTTATTGCCCGTTATGGGGATGAAATCTACGAAGCAGCCAATCAAGCCGGGGTTTACGTTCTCTTAGAGGCTGCTGTGGGGGGAGGTATTCCCATCATCAAACCCCTAAAACAGTCTCTAGGGGCCAACCGTATCACCAGTATTATCGGCATTATCAACGGCACGACTAACTATATTTTGACCCAAATGACCACAGAGGGGGCAGATTTTGGGGAAGTCTTGGCCGAGGCCCAAAAATTAGGCTATGCTGAGGCTGATCCCACGGCCGACGTAGATGGGTTAGACGCAGCCGATAAAATCGCCATTTTAGCCTCTTTGGGGTTTGGGGGAAGGGTAAAACGGGAAGATGTCTATTGCGAAGGTATTCGTAAGGTTAGCGCGGCAGATATCACCTATGCCGATAGACTAGGATTTGTGATTAAACTCCTGGCCATTGCCAAAGGAACAGGGGGAGAAGCGTCCGATAGATTACAATTGCGGGTACATCCTACCCTCGTCTCTAAAACCCATCCTTTAGCCAGTATTAATGGGGTGTACAATGCGGTTTTAGTGGAAGGGAACCCCTTGGGACAAGTGATGTTTTATGGCCCGGGGGCCGGGGCGGGGCCGACAGCCAGCGCGGTGGTTTCCGATATCATGAATATTGTGGCTATCCTTCAAAGTAGCGGCCCGAATAACGGCCTTGATCCCTTATTAAGTTGTGTTCATCAGCATTTTTGCCAAATTACTCCCATAGAACAGATTGAAACTCGCTTTTATGCCCGTTTTCTCACCAAAGATTTACCAGGGGTCATCGGCCATTTAGGAACTGCCTTTGGTGATCATCAGGTGAGTTTAGAGTCGGTGGTACAAATTGGCTTTCAAGGGGAACAAGCAGAAATTGTCGTCGTCACTCACAATGTTTGTGAAGGCAACTTCCGTACTGCCTTAGATGAAATTCGGAATCTAGAGGCGATCGCAGATATTCCGAGTATTTTACGGGTTTTATAG
- a CDS encoding Uma2 family endonuclease yields MIQTSNKSLTLDEFLQLPETKPSKEYINGQIIQKPMPQGKHSRIQGKLVSTIETLATQSSLAIALPELRCSFGERSIVPDVVVLKWERIPRDEDGDIANICLTYPDWTIEILSPNQNPIKVTGNILYCLNHGTCLGWLIDPETKSILVFLPQQQPLFLENSEDNLPVPEFLAELKLTVGDVFNWLKL; encoded by the coding sequence ATGATACAAACCTCTAATAAATCCCTAACATTAGACGAGTTTTTGCAACTTCCAGAGACTAAACCCTCAAAGGAATACATCAATGGTCAAATTATTCAAAAACCCATGCCCCAAGGAAAACATAGTCGCATTCAAGGTAAATTAGTCAGCACCATTGAAACTTTAGCAACTCAGTCATCTCTTGCCATCGCTTTACCAGAATTACGCTGTAGTTTTGGAGAAAGATCAATTGTTCCTGATGTGGTTGTTTTGAAATGGGAAAGAATTCCTCGTGATGAAGATGGAGATATTGCTAATATTTGTTTAACCTATCCCGACTGGACAATTGAAATCTTATCCCCCAATCAAAACCCCATTAAAGTAACCGGAAATATCCTTTATTGTCTCAATCATGGGACTTGTTTGGGTTGGTTAATTGATCCGGAAACTAAATCAATTCTTGTCTTTCTTCCTCAACAGCAACCCTTATTTTTAGAAAATTCAGAAGATAATTTACCTGTCCCTGAATTTCTAGCTGAATTAAAATTAACTGTTGGGGATGTTTTTAATTGGTTAAAACTCTGA
- a CDS encoding LysM peptidoglycan-binding domain-containing M23 family metallopeptidase has translation MAQSPMSEICQTPALSRLQRHTVAPGETIESIAQTYNLLPQTLIQFNSSLQGGTVTVGQSLSIPPFNGIRVTVPNGATWNDLAKAYGIRADVLFEINGCVKTPKVVFIPGVNWESGTNVRPNNYTGLRGYPLPAVAPVGLSYGWHTDPTTGQNFFHGGVDLLAEVGTPVLAADAGTVVFVAQEGNYGFLVIVDHGNGRQTRYAHLSRFAAKMGQSVQVGDVLGYVGATGRPDILNSHLHFEVRYKFPVGWVAQDPMTHLSVKEN, from the coding sequence ATGGCCCAAAGTCCAATGTCAGAAATTTGTCAGACTCCTGCCTTATCTCGTTTACAACGTCATACGGTTGCCCCAGGAGAAACCATTGAAAGTATCGCCCAGACTTATAATTTATTGCCCCAAACCTTAATTCAATTTAATTCGAGTTTACAGGGGGGAACGGTGACAGTGGGGCAGTCTCTTTCAATTCCGCCTTTTAATGGTATTCGGGTGACTGTACCCAATGGGGCAACCTGGAATGACTTGGCTAAGGCTTATGGTATACGGGCCGATGTCTTATTTGAGATCAATGGCTGTGTGAAAACTCCGAAAGTGGTGTTTATTCCGGGGGTTAATTGGGAATCTGGAACGAACGTTCGGCCCAATAATTATACGGGGTTGAGAGGGTATCCTTTACCTGCTGTGGCCCCAGTGGGGCTGTCTTATGGATGGCATACTGACCCGACGACGGGACAAAATTTTTTTCATGGGGGAGTTGATCTTTTAGCTGAGGTGGGAACCCCTGTTTTAGCAGCAGATGCAGGAACGGTGGTTTTTGTAGCCCAAGAGGGGAATTATGGCTTTTTAGTGATTGTTGATCATGGCAATGGACGACAAACTCGTTATGCTCATCTGAGTCGTTTTGCGGCAAAAATGGGTCAATCGGTACAAGTGGGGGATGTGTTAGGGTATGTGGGGGCAACGGGACGACCTGATATCTTAAATTCTCATTTACATTTTGAAGTTCGTTATAAATTCCCCGTAGGCTGGGTAGCACAAGACCCCATGACCCACCTATCAGTTAAAGAGAATTAA
- a CDS encoding cobalt-precorrin-8X methylmutase has product MTQSSPLNHPIVEQSFAIIDQEIGEHNLNSLEYAIARRVIHSTADFDFIKLLKFSPDAIKSGINSFQQKKTIITDVTMVKQGIITLVNKTFNNPIITAVEAASQPLPGKTRTETGLLTCFETYPNGIYVIGNAPTALLALCQQIAEKNSKPSLIIGAPVGFVSVLESKQALAKIDVPKILVEGRKGGSSVAAAIVNALLVLGWENK; this is encoded by the coding sequence ATGACTCAATCTTCTCCCCTAAATCACCCCATTGTTGAACAAAGTTTTGCCATCATTGATCAAGAAATTGGAGAACATAATCTTAATTCATTAGAATATGCGATCGCTCGTCGTGTCATCCATTCAACGGCAGATTTTGACTTTATAAAACTCTTAAAATTTAGTCCTGATGCTATTAAATCAGGTATTAATTCCTTTCAACAAAAAAAAACCATTATCACTGATGTAACAATGGTAAAACAGGGCATTATCACCCTAGTTAATAAAACTTTTAATAACCCGATCATAACTGCTGTTGAAGCAGCATCTCAACCCCTACCAGGAAAAACTCGTACAGAAACAGGTTTATTAACTTGTTTTGAAACCTATCCTAATGGAATTTATGTAATTGGAAATGCCCCCACTGCTTTACTTGCTTTGTGTCAACAAATTGCCGAAAAAAACAGCAAACCAAGCTTAATTATTGGCGCACCTGTAGGCTTTGTTTCTGTGTTAGAATCTAAACAAGCATTAGCCAAGATTGATGTCCCTAAAATTCTAGTAGAAGGAAGAAAAGGTGGCTCATCTGTAGCAGCAGCTATTGTTAATGCCTTATTAGTTTTAGGGTGGGAAAATAAGTAA